In the genome of Thalassophryne amazonica chromosome 6, fThaAma1.1, whole genome shotgun sequence, the window ATCATGCAAGTTTTGTCTGTTGCAACACCAGTTCATGGGAGAGCAGCacaaagaataaaaaacaaaaaaaaaacaacattaaacgtctagtttgccagaaggcacatgggaggccTGATTGATTTTCTTGTGTCAAAATCCTTCTCtaccactccaccatgaaactgtaACTGCTGGTGCAACAGACAAGTTCTGGGCCACCCCAGTTCAAGACATTTGTCCACCACAAATGGATCATTATCTAGATCTAGAGTCTAGATTCTAGACCAAGGTTCACCTCTGGAACACAGCATCCAGGACTGATGGCTGATATTTGATCACGTGCCGTTCTCATGTCTGATCTATGATCTTGATCCTTGTTCCAAAAAACTCATCTCTGAGGCTGTCCTTTGATCCTGTGATTATGTCCTTGGTCTTCAACCCCAATTGCTGAACTTGGACCCTGAATGCAGACTAGGAAACCTGTTCACTCATTTCTGATCCTGACCTTTGAACCTGATGGGTGGActtagatcagtggtgtccaaactattccagaaagggccgagagggtgcaggttttccttgcagccactgacttcagttggtgatttcactgattaacatcactttgagcaggtgggatgacttCATCAGTAAAATCATGTGCTGGAgttggtggctgcaaagaaaacctgcaccctctcggccctttctgacaCCACTGATTTAAATGATGATCGTTTTGATCCTAGaagcaggatcaaagatcagcattaAACTTCAAAGTCCGGATCAAGGATGAGTGgccaagatcaaaggtcagcaatcaagaTTTAAGTTCAGCAATCAGGAATGAAGGTCAGGACCAATAAACATTAGGGTTAAAAGTCAGGACCAAGATCTGCACCAAAACTGACTAAGCTTTTCTGTGGCTAATGTCCCACCTGTCCACCAAGTTTGATTAATTATTTATCAACATTCATTTTTGTATAATCTTGCTAACaatcaaaccaaccaacaaacatgcATGTGACCACACAGCCTTCTTGACAGGTTACAATTTAACATGTAGAGCCAGGTCAGTAAATATTTTGCGACTGATAGTAATTTTAATCCATCTACTACAGCATACTGGAGTTGTCTGGAAATGATGAATATGATCCTGTAATGTCACAACTATAAATGAGttaaagtgacaacaataaaaaGCTGTTCTTCAGACTGAGTTATTCTGCCTCAATCTCTTGGGCTGGGTAGTTGGTTGATTGAAATGGTTAATGGCTTACCAACATCATGATGTGAAGCTACCAACACAATAcaatgccccccacccccaccccactccGCCAGACGCGCACTAATTCCATTGTACTTGGGTGGACTGACGGACTGATATGGGCAGGTGGGGGGTACTCCATGTCATCAGTGCACAATTTGGCATCAGATTATCATGCTGCACACAGAAAATGTAGTGTTTTTGTGGCACACAGGGAAATACAATAGTTCCCTTGCCTGGAGTTAAGTGGAGATGCAGTGGGAGTTATGACTCCAGAAAAAATATTCTGACTTGCTGAAAGTACAGTATGTTCAAGAGTGCAACAGGCTGTATAATGACGTAGTGATGCATCCGTTTTAAGTTGTTACTGAGATAAGGACAGAGGTGAGCAAATCCTTCTGTGCTGCCTTCCCACAGAATCAGAACCAAAAAAATTATTGTCCATCATTTATTTAATGACATTTATTAAGATgatgactaagatgaggagtatcacatgTATTTTGAGGGAGTGTCAACTTTGACAttatggccatgtggcacatttcctgtgcatgatccagcacacgggTGCCTGAGTGTTGTGGACTGCATtgtctggagaaggccaaggggacacccatgcttcacctggctgcgacagatagatggttactttagtAAGGTGGGGATGAATTGGTTGTCTgcaatccaggacccaaggtggttcagtGGCGCTGTGGATGCAGCGAagcatggcaccagtgcatgctcccagacttgacattTATTTCTAGCAATTAAATAATTTTTCTACCCTCCCTAAGCCGATACCTTCAAAAATTCCCTCTGCTCTTTaaaaaactaaagaaaaaaaGGAGACGATGTTGTGGGCCATCATTTTCATTCAGCAATTTTTACTTAGTTCTGTCTGTAACACAATGACTGAAGGAGGAACAGAAATGGATTTGTTGGTGGATTTACTGAGCACTGAAGTGCACCAATGTTCAACCATGTCACTGAActgttctaaataaataaaagctgaaaCTTTGTCTTCAAGTGATGAGCAGTGGTGGTGTGAATGAGGTTTGTGGCCTGTGTGTATCAGTGTGCATGTGGCAGGTGCACGTATGTACAGCAGCTTGGCTGGAATCttgaattctgtcatttgtatttATACCATTTGTGCTTGGTTAGTGGTCACATGATTAAATATGGCTGTTGTGAGTTTTCCCTTGTTTCTTTGGGATGGTGATTTAGGATATGTGATGTCTATTTGTGATGCTACATCATGATATTGTGTTTAATTGTGGGAAGAAAGCTATGTAGGCTTAGGTGTAAAATGCACATTTCACCACAACTACTTATGTATGGGTATACTGTTAACCTATTTACACACAATGTAACTTGGTCTTAATCATTATActttaaaaactgtgaaaatcaCCCTGTTTTTGATCAAGTACTCCAATTTTGTGGATTGACTTTAGTACTATGCTTCAAaggtttttgtagttcaacttcATCTAATCAGCAATAACAGATGGCACAATTTGACACAAAACATGTTCTCTCAAAACTGTCTATTTTAACTGTATCAGGACCTGAAAGTCAGGATTGGGGCCCAGGGTGAGGTCGTAGCCATAGCGCCCGATGGTCATGAGTCCTGAGAATTGCAGGGCAGTGCACTGGGACACGATGTGTTTCACGGTGTTCACCGCTTCCTCGGGTGGCAGGCCATATTTACCTACAACGGTTCACATTTTTCATTGTGTGTGGACAAACACGTCTGCACATGTAGTCAGCCAAGACAGCTGAAGCAAAGGCAGAAAATTTACAGCGTTTAAAACATAAATGACTACGAACTCTGTTCTCCACTGGTGTTGATCTGCACCATAACCTTTAACCTTTGCGTGCTGGCTCCTCTGAGACGCTGCCATGAGGTGTTGACTCTGTCAGCTAATTTTGCTGAATCCACAGTCTCTACGAGGAACAGGTTTGGCACACCTGGGGAAAAAATGATCAGGATTTATAGAAGACTatggaagcatattgcattcactgtattaaaaaaattagacccctgatctcataattacaataaaagatctcataattacaagatcaggtGTCTCCTGAtgttgtaattacgagatcaggtgaCTAATTAGTTTTTTATATATAGCTTCTGTACTTTCAACCCCTCAGTAAAGAAGCGGGATAAGGTTATCCCATCACAGTACACTGTGATcatacacaaagtgtggattttcccctaaggtgttcctggatgaatgaaattcctccagggagGGGTGCGGGGCGTCTCATCAACATGAGACGTGTCTCGCCCCCtccagacttccagctttcactcacacagtccCACCGCCCACTGAGGGACAAAGAGGGGCTCACTACCAGCCAGGCACATGTCAGTCTGAGTGCCCCATGCACCGCctccctggaggaatttcattcatccaggaaccccttaggggaaaatccacactttgatcACAGCGCAGTGTCGGACGATTTTCTATTATGACATGGGAATTCTCACTCTTTACTGAGTGATTGGAAGTAtggaaaccataaaaaaaaaaacaattgatctcgtaattacaagatcaggtgtctattttttttaatctagtgaatgcaatacgcttctgtTGAAGACCAATGCACCACTGTAAAAAAATGTGAGTGAGGGCGGCAGAGTTGATGTGCACTCACCCAAAAGTTTATTGACATTATTTTTCTGGAGATGTCCAATAAAGTGCCACTTGATTTCGGGACACAAATCTAAAATCTGGATATGAGAAAAAACACACTATGAAATGAATCACTGAATTATGtgaaaggattaaaaaaaatcatgtgctTACAAATATGTGCACCCACCAGAGGATCTGTAGCTTTGTCCACAAGTTCATTAACCTGATGTGGAGACAAAAGGAAATCGTCACCATTTCATTTTCCCTCCTTCTGGGATACACATGAGCAGAATCTTGTACATACGTAGTTTTCTCCAAAGTTGCGCTGTCCTTGTCTATAGGCCTCCACAACCATGTCTGGGGGTTTTGTCTTGCTTACAGCTACGAGGCGTGGCGGCACAGTTGGTAGTGTCTAAGGAAGGACAAACGAGCCTCATTTTTCATCAGTATAGACGCTGCGTGAGACCTGAGGTCCTTCTTGCTGTTGCAGAACACTAAACCAGTGCTGACAGGAAGCATTCTGCTCACCATAAATCTGTTTTCCTTTGTTGACGTGTTCAGCTGCTTTATTTTGCTGGTTCATGCAGTTAGTTTAGCCTGACAACTGTATAGTTTTCAGTATTGTGTGTCTGCTGGTGAACAAAATAACTTGACCAAACTTGGTGAAATAACTGGTCAGCCAAGGGCAAAGAAATGTGATCCTGAGATAAGTCTGTTACAAGTCAAGGTCACAGACAGAGGTCAACATTTTGGCCCAATGCTTATACACAGATATAAGGCACACCTACAGTTACTATGTAGTACTATGAACTCGTATCACTTTTCtaatggtcacatgacctttgatcttgggtgaccttgaaaggtcaaacttgaGGTCATTGCCTCAAACAGTTTGTAGGCAATATAAATTAAGTACCATAGAAGGGCTGCATGTTACACCCCGCTTACACTGAGTCCACGACAAATGTGTAATCAAAAAATGGCTTCTGCTCGCCATCACTCTCACTGGAGTTGCAGGGAGCTCACAGTGGGATCTCCATGGTCTGAAAAAAGGTCCCTATTGGCTGCCATCGCTCTCCAttggtctccaacaggtgtgcaaATGCACTGATCTGTTTAAAACACTTGCACAAGTTGCGCGACCAGTTAAATCTCAGGTGTTATGAAGCCAGCCCATTAGCGCATCTGTATTGTTGGATCTGGTTTCTCTCATCGTCCTCTTGACAAATACCCCATGGAGAACCTTTGAAGTATTGTTCAGTTCAGTAATTAATTTTttctcaaagttctacacacaataccacataatggcaatgagaaaaatgttttttttttttttctttttgcaaatttattaaaaataaaatgtttttctttttgcaaattcattaaaaataaaaaaaaaacttagcaggggtggtggccaagtggttagtgcacttggtttcagtacaaatggttcctggttcaaacctcaccccagccatgtaatgtggagttgcttcaggaagggcatccaacataaaacttgtgccaaatcaacacgcagatccagcaaattattcatagcctttgtcatgaagctcaaagatgcatcctgtttccactgatcctccTTGAGATGTTCCTACATCTTAActgtagtccacctgggataaattcagatgATTGaacgtgatttggaaagacacacacctgtttatgTTATGGATGCACCGGTACACagtttttcacttctgatcccatcccgatacctgaatttggatatctgccgataccaacacttttccgatccgataccagcGCTGTGTTTAATATTATTaggattattgttgattttataatgATTTTCTTAAAGGTTCAGAAGGTTCATGTAAGATGAaagccgagatttgatgttttggtgaaagaattaagtgcttttatttttttaatagacttttatagccttatttttatagacttaaagagaaaagacaacactctctctgtcttcctctctctctgtctgtctctcactctgtctctacctctctctctgtccttctcaattttcaatttcaatggagctttattgacatgggaaacatgtttaagcaagtgttaagagtaaaaattaaaagttctctctctctccctctctttccatCTTTTGTTTGCTCTCTTTCTcaatttctctctccctctctttttctttctctctcgctgttttcgtgctgcacaaacttcaaactttttggaaacacgaagcctttcaactgtaaaaccaTAAATTTATAAATGTATCATCATTGACGCTCACGCGCAGGACTTTAATGGAGATTTTCTccctttccatccatccatccatttttttccgctttatccggagtcaggtcgcgggggcagcagctcaagcaaagccgcccagacctcccgatccacacacacctcgcccagctcctccgggggaaccccaaggcgttcccaagccagccgagagatgtaatccttccagcatgtcctgggtcttccccggggcctcctcccaatgggacgtgcccggaacacctctccagcgaggcgtccagggggcatccggtaaagatgcccaagccacctcaactgactcctttcgacgtggaggagcagcggctccactccgagctcctcccgagtgaccgagctcctcaccctatctctaagggagcacccagccaccctgtggaggaaactcatctcggccgcttgtacccgcgaggatcggaacgtagatcgatcgataaatcgagagctttgcccccccctactcagctctctcttcaccacgacagtccgatacagcaaccgcatcactgcagacgctgcaccgatccgtctatcgatctcacgctccatctgtccctcactcgtgaacaagaccccgagatacttaaactcttccacttgaggcaaggacactccaccaacctgaagagggcaaagcacctttttccggtcgagaaccatggcctcggatttggaggtgctgattttcatcccggacgcctcacactcggctgcaaaccgccccagtgcacgctgaaggtcctgatttgacgaagccaacagaaccacatcgtccgcaaacagcagagacaagattctgtggttcccaaaccagaccccctctacaccctggctgcgcctataaattctgtccataaaaataatgaacagaaccg includes:
- the plpbp gene encoding pyridoxal phosphate homeostasis protein, whose translation is MFVDALCCRHLTVMWKRAMSSQNIGKAVREVVERVNQAVARRPKTLPTVPPRLVAVSKTKPPDMVVEAYRQGQRNFGENYVNELVDKATDPLILDLCPEIKWHFIGHLQKNNVNKLLGVPNLFLVETVDSAKLADRVNTSWQRLRGASTQRLKVMVQINTSGEQSKYGLPPEEAVNTVKHIVSQCTALQFSGLMTIGRYGYDLTLGPNPDFQMLLSQRQDVCDTLKLPVEEVELSMGMSTDFEHAIEVGATNIRVGSIIFGNRDYPNSAANTPTPSPEKTSRVVSEEAAQKMQHLTVSGR